A region from the uncultured Draconibacterium sp. genome encodes:
- a CDS encoding aldo/keto reductase, with amino-acid sequence MPEILNKKAGMQYRRFGKTNKYLSVITLGGMRFKHGWDDPRRDIPADTFDQCLQTVQLAFDAGMNHIETAWGYKKSETVFGKVLNEELSIPRTSYHLMTKGNPLTADATYEMVENQLRDLQTDYFDFYGWHGINNAQLLEQSCKTGGPVEALLKLKEEGIIKHVGFSTHGPLEIIIRTIETRLFDFVNLHYYYFNQRNLAAVQMAEANDMGVFIISPNDKGGQLFKAPEKVKKATAPLSPIQWNARFCLNNPAIHTLSFGMTAQAHFEEMKGIFPASNPWTPSDYASKLKLDNYLLDDPYASYEGFELQNDPSGINISEVLRLRKLWKAYDMIDYARYRYKVFKEKSHWFPGELPNEENLDKLDLSKVPPNIPLKELLAETHKELQPPAYQLAKN; translated from the coding sequence ATGCCCGAAATTCTAAATAAAAAAGCAGGAATGCAATACCGACGTTTTGGAAAAACGAATAAGTATTTGAGTGTAATTACTTTGGGAGGCATGCGTTTTAAGCATGGCTGGGACGATCCGCGAAGAGACATTCCTGCAGACACATTTGACCAGTGTTTACAAACAGTGCAACTGGCATTTGACGCAGGCATGAATCATATTGAAACCGCCTGGGGCTATAAAAAAAGCGAAACTGTTTTTGGCAAAGTACTTAACGAAGAGTTAAGCATACCGCGTACTTCGTATCATTTAATGACCAAAGGCAACCCACTTACCGCTGATGCCACATACGAAATGGTTGAAAACCAACTTCGTGATTTGCAAACCGATTACTTTGATTTTTATGGTTGGCATGGCATTAACAACGCTCAATTACTGGAGCAAAGTTGTAAAACAGGGGGCCCCGTTGAAGCGCTTTTAAAACTTAAGGAAGAGGGCATCATCAAACATGTTGGTTTTAGTACCCATGGCCCGTTGGAAATCATTATCAGAACGATTGAAACCAGATTGTTTGATTTTGTAAATCTTCATTATTATTACTTTAATCAACGCAACCTGGCGGCGGTGCAAATGGCCGAAGCCAACGATATGGGCGTGTTTATTATTTCGCCAAACGACAAAGGAGGGCAACTATTTAAAGCACCTGAAAAAGTAAAAAAAGCCACTGCGCCGCTAAGCCCAATACAATGGAATGCACGTTTTTGCCTTAACAATCCGGCTATTCACACGCTTTCGTTTGGAATGACAGCACAAGCACATTTTGAGGAAATGAAAGGTATATTCCCTGCCTCGAATCCCTGGACTCCATCAGATTATGCAAGCAAACTAAAACTCGATAATTATCTACTTGATGATCCGTACGCGTCATACGAAGGTTTCGAGCTGCAAAACGATCCGTCGGGCATAAATATTTCCGAGGTACTGCGTTTGCGCAAACTATGGAAAGCGTATGACATGATTGACTATGCCCGCTACCGTTATAAAGTTTTTAAGGAAAAAAGCCACTGGTTTCCTGGCGAACTTCCGAACGAAGAAAATCTTGACAAGCTGGATTTATCAAAGGTTCCGCCAAATATTCCCTTAAAGGAATTATTAGCCGAAACCCACAAGGAATTACAACCACCAGCGTATCAACTGGCTAAAAATTAA
- a CDS encoding alpha/beta hydrolase: MLYNKVFPHKTSKTWVVFVHGAGGSNVVWFRQLRDFKKHFNVLLVDLRGHGKSKKEYTKAEIYAFDEIAMDVLRTMDHLNINKAHLVGISLGCIVIRAMDKLAPGRAESIILGGAVVQFNSRINALVSVAKLLQSIFPYMWLYKINAWILIPYKKDIESRKLFIKEAIRLGEREFKKWLRMSSEIRENLQEFLIKEASAPVLYLMGDRDHMFLPTVATLVKKHFNSKLEVIKNSGHVCNIDQPDIFNERSIQFIKSISG; encoded by the coding sequence ATGCTTTACAACAAAGTATTTCCACATAAAACATCAAAAACCTGGGTGGTTTTTGTGCACGGCGCCGGAGGAAGCAACGTTGTCTGGTTCAGACAATTACGCGATTTCAAGAAACACTTCAACGTATTACTTGTTGATTTGCGCGGTCATGGTAAATCAAAAAAAGAATATACCAAGGCAGAAATTTATGCCTTCGACGAGATTGCCATGGATGTGTTGCGCACAATGGATCATTTAAATATTAACAAAGCACACCTTGTGGGCATATCGCTGGGTTGTATTGTTATTCGCGCAATGGATAAACTTGCACCCGGACGTGCTGAATCGATCATTCTTGGAGGTGCTGTGGTTCAGTTTAATTCTCGCATAAATGCCCTGGTTTCGGTGGCCAAGCTACTTCAGTCAATATTTCCATACATGTGGTTATACAAAATAAATGCATGGATTTTGATTCCCTATAAAAAAGATATAGAATCGCGAAAACTATTTATAAAAGAAGCAATACGCCTGGGCGAGCGCGAGTTTAAAAAGTGGCTGCGTATGTCGTCTGAAATCAGAGAGAACCTTCAGGAGTTCTTGATTAAGGAAGCATCTGCTCCGGTACTATACCTTATGGGCGACCGCGACCATATGTTTTTGCCCACCGTAGCAACACTGGTAAAAAAACATTTTAACTCGAAACTGGAAGTAATTAAAAACAGTGGCCATGTTTGCAATATCGATCAACCCGATATTTTTAATGAACGGAGCATTCAGTTTATAAAAAGTATTTCGGGTTAA
- a CDS encoding NADH-quinone oxidoreductase subunit NuoF, producing MTDYKMHLLICGGTGCKASESDEIKNRLNKLIQDLGLEDEVQVVLTGCFGFCEKGPIIKVLPDNTFYVQVSPSDVVEIVEEHIVKGRPVKRLLYTDPNNAEIISDSKGMDFYKKQIRIALKNCGFINPENIDEYIARDGYQALGTCLTEKTPDEVIKEVKDSGLRGRGGGGFPTGLKWEITKNVEDEQKYVVCNADEGDPGAFMDRSILEGDPHSVLEAMAICGYCIGADKGLIYIRAEYPLAIERLKIAIGQAREYGLIGNDILGSGFNFDIELRYGAGAFVCGEETALIHSMEGLRGEPTFKPPFPSVSGYMGKPTNVNNVETFANIPVIINKGAAWFSSIGTEKSKGTKVFALAGKINNVGLIEVPMGTTLREVIYDIGGGIKDGKEFKAVQTGGPSGGCLTKDFLDIPIDYDNLLSAGSMMGSGGMIVMDENDCMVSIAKFYLDFTLEESCGKCTPCRVGNKRLHELLDKITEGKGEEQDIERLKELSVVIKDTALCGLGQTSPNPVLSTINNFENEYMAHVADGTCPAGQCKSLLRYDIVEDLCTGCTLCFRNCPVGAISGERRAPHFIDQTLCIKCGVCYEKCKFHAITLT from the coding sequence ATGACTGACTACAAAATGCATCTTTTAATCTGCGGCGGAACGGGGTGTAAAGCATCTGAAAGCGACGAGATTAAAAATCGCTTAAATAAACTGATACAAGATCTTGGCCTGGAAGACGAAGTGCAGGTGGTGCTGACCGGTTGTTTTGGTTTTTGCGAAAAAGGCCCCATTATAAAAGTATTACCCGACAATACTTTTTACGTTCAGGTTTCGCCATCCGATGTGGTTGAAATTGTTGAAGAACACATTGTAAAAGGAAGACCTGTAAAACGCCTGTTGTACACCGATCCCAATAACGCTGAAATTATCAGCGATTCAAAAGGCATGGATTTCTACAAAAAGCAAATCCGAATTGCTTTAAAAAATTGTGGATTTATCAATCCTGAGAATATCGACGAATACATCGCCCGCGATGGCTATCAGGCGCTAGGAACATGCCTAACCGAAAAAACACCCGATGAGGTTATAAAAGAAGTAAAAGACTCAGGCCTGCGTGGTCGGGGTGGTGGCGGATTCCCAACCGGCCTAAAATGGGAAATAACCAAAAATGTTGAGGACGAACAAAAATATGTAGTTTGTAATGCCGACGAAGGCGATCCCGGAGCTTTTATGGACCGCTCGATTCTGGAAGGCGATCCGCACTCGGTGCTTGAAGCAATGGCCATTTGTGGTTACTGCATTGGAGCCGACAAAGGGTTGATTTACATCCGGGCAGAATACCCACTGGCGATTGAACGATTAAAAATTGCCATTGGACAGGCCCGGGAATACGGCCTGATTGGCAATGATATACTGGGAAGCGGTTTTAATTTTGATATTGAATTACGTTACGGTGCCGGAGCATTTGTTTGTGGCGAGGAAACAGCCCTGATTCATTCGATGGAAGGCTTGCGAGGCGAACCAACTTTTAAACCACCGTTCCCCTCTGTTTCAGGCTACATGGGAAAACCAACCAACGTAAACAACGTTGAAACTTTTGCCAATATTCCGGTAATAATTAATAAAGGTGCAGCCTGGTTTAGCAGCATTGGCACCGAAAAATCAAAAGGAACAAAGGTATTTGCCCTGGCCGGAAAAATCAATAATGTTGGTTTAATTGAAGTGCCCATGGGAACAACCTTGCGCGAAGTAATTTACGATATTGGCGGCGGAATTAAAGATGGAAAGGAATTTAAAGCTGTGCAAACCGGTGGTCCATCGGGTGGTTGCTTAACCAAAGATTTTCTTGATATTCCAATCGACTACGACAACCTGCTATCGGCCGGATCGATGATGGGCTCTGGTGGGATGATTGTTATGGATGAAAACGACTGTATGGTATCGATTGCAAAATTCTATCTTGACTTTACCCTTGAAGAATCGTGCGGGAAATGTACACCGTGTCGTGTTGGAAATAAGCGCCTTCACGAGTTACTGGATAAAATTACTGAAGGAAAAGGCGAAGAGCAGGACATTGAAAGGCTGAAAGAATTAAGTGTGGTGATAAAAGATACAGCACTGTGTGGTTTGGGGCAAACATCGCCCAACCCCGTACTTTCAACCATAAACAATTTTGAAAACGAATACATGGCGCATGTTGCCGACGGCACCTGTCCGGCCGGACAGTGTAAATCGTTGTTGCGTTACGATATTGTTGAAGATTTGTGCACAGGATGTACGCTCTGTTTCCGTAATTGCCCGGTAGGTGCAATCTCCGGCGAGCGTCGTGCTCCACATTTTATCGATCAAACCTTGTGTATAAAATGTGGCGTGTGCTACGAGAAATGTAAATTTCATGCAATAACCTTAACCTAA
- a CDS encoding NAD(P)H-dependent oxidoreductase subunit E produces MPKIKLAENTIQLILDICAEFENKESELINVLHKVQGKLGYLPAEVQEVIAKGLNCSVAKVYGVVTFYSFFTMIPQGENPISICMGTACYVRGAEQVLNEFKRQLKVEVGESTEDGKFSINCLRCVGACGLAPVVTVGEKVFGRVAPTDVKKIIAEYRQH; encoded by the coding sequence ATGCCAAAAATTAAATTAGCAGAAAATACCATACAACTCATTCTCGATATTTGTGCAGAGTTTGAGAACAAAGAAAGTGAACTGATAAATGTACTTCATAAAGTACAGGGAAAATTGGGTTACCTACCCGCCGAGGTGCAGGAGGTAATTGCTAAAGGGCTAAACTGTTCGGTAGCAAAGGTATACGGAGTTGTAACGTTCTACAGCTTTTTTACCATGATTCCGCAGGGCGAAAATCCCATTTCAATTTGTATGGGAACAGCATGTTACGTGCGGGGTGCCGAACAGGTGTTAAACGAATTTAAACGCCAGCTAAAAGTAGAGGTTGGGGAATCTACCGAAGACGGAAAATTTTCGATAAACTGCCTGCGTTGTGTAGGTGCCTGCGGTTTGGCACCGGTGGTTACCGTTGGCGAAAAAGTATTCGGACGAGTGGCTCCAACCGATGTGAAAAAGATTATTGCCGAATACCGCCAACATTAA
- a CDS encoding NIPSNAP family protein — protein MKCKLILSYSIFVCILCLSFQSLARDYYQVKVYTIKNNSQEARVDHYLKTTFKTAANQAGINEIGVFKPIETDKDFGKKIFVFVPLKSLSQLEKIEQILTNSASQSSNCEYVNAPHDNPPFERIESTLLRAFSHMPEFHKPSFATPKSEQIFELRSYQGATEKLYQKKVEMFNEGGEIALFKKLDFNAVFYAEVLVGAHMPNLMYMTSFENMEANEKHWATFRAHPDWEVLKNKKEYANTVSHIDKWLCHPASYSDF, from the coding sequence ATGAAATGTAAATTAATTCTTTCATACAGTATTTTTGTATGTATTCTGTGTCTGTCATTTCAATCATTAGCACGCGACTATTATCAAGTAAAAGTATATACCATTAAAAACAACAGCCAGGAAGCACGGGTAGACCATTATTTAAAAACAACGTTTAAAACCGCAGCAAACCAGGCCGGAATTAACGAAATAGGAGTTTTTAAACCCATTGAAACCGATAAAGATTTTGGTAAGAAAATTTTTGTGTTTGTTCCGTTAAAAAGCCTCAGTCAGCTCGAGAAGATAGAACAAATACTGACCAACAGCGCCTCTCAATCAAGTAATTGCGAATATGTAAATGCCCCTCACGACAATCCTCCTTTCGAGCGAATAGAATCAACCTTGTTACGGGCTTTCTCCCACATGCCGGAATTTCATAAACCCAGTTTTGCAACACCAAAATCGGAACAAATTTTTGAGCTTAGAAGCTACCAGGGTGCCACAGAAAAGCTGTATCAGAAAAAAGTAGAGATGTTTAACGAGGGCGGCGAAATTGCGCTATTCAAAAAACTTGATTTTAATGCTGTTTTTTATGCCGAGGTTTTGGTAGGCGCGCACATGCCTAATTTAATGTATATGACCTCGTTTGAGAATATGGAAGCAAATGAAAAACACTGGGCAACTTTTAGGGCGCACCCCGACTGGGAAGTCTTAAAAAATAAAAAAGAATACGCCAATACAGTTTCGCATATCGACAAATGGTTGTGCCACCCTGCCTCCTACTCTGATTTTTAA
- a CDS encoding (2Fe-2S) ferredoxin domain-containing protein: protein MTKIKSLADLRKMKEEAQSKIKLRENSVNPDEVVQVKVGMATCGIASGAKETMKFFVEELEQEAIDAVVTQTGCMGYCYAEPTVEVTLPGKESVVFGHVKKEKAREIIDLYIKRGELVDGIIPVSFKTIDD from the coding sequence ATGACAAAAATTAAATCATTGGCTGATCTTCGGAAAATGAAAGAAGAAGCACAGTCGAAAATTAAACTCAGGGAAAACAGTGTTAACCCGGATGAGGTGGTGCAGGTTAAAGTGGGCATGGCTACTTGTGGTATTGCATCGGGTGCAAAAGAAACCATGAAATTTTTTGTTGAAGAACTGGAACAGGAAGCCATTGATGCCGTGGTTACACAAACCGGCTGCATGGGTTATTGTTATGCCGAGCCAACCGTTGAAGTAACGCTTCCGGGCAAAGAATCTGTGGTTTTTGGCCATGTTAAAAAGGAGAAAGCCCGCGAAATTATTGATTTATATATTAAACGTGGAGAGCTGGTTGATGGAATTATTCCGGTTAGCTTTAAAACCATTGACGATTAA
- a CDS encoding permease yields MERNRKEWILRGLIYFTIALLLADFIYKTYYGINFQTREKCILYAHLPRWAFLLYEFTLDLFMTVLIGIFVGTLLQKHFTRYKRFYPRNQFSAFVYAAVIPVCSCSAIPMMGAMQGQLRLRTIITFVVAAPLLNPYIVALSFTVLGNEYAFMRIISSLLLAVGAGYFAELVAPKTAIADPEKLLSCTSNTSCGLPGKSIYTESFRIFKKLIPYLLIAGVISLAFEIFQPTEILEKLQLKSGPLSAAAFILIGMPIYFCNGADILFLQPLVNYGGLSMGTSIAFSLTSTAICVSSFMMLLKYLGKKLTIQLSLFIMAAIFILSQIIEIIKF; encoded by the coding sequence ATGGAACGAAATAGAAAAGAGTGGATTTTGAGGGGGTTGATTTATTTTACCATCGCCTTGCTGCTTGCCGACTTTATTTATAAAACCTACTACGGAATAAATTTTCAAACCCGCGAAAAATGCATTTTATATGCCCATTTGCCACGTTGGGCATTTTTACTTTACGAGTTTACCCTCGACCTGTTTATGACCGTTTTAATTGGAATTTTTGTAGGCACACTGCTACAAAAACATTTTACACGGTACAAGCGATTTTACCCGCGCAATCAGTTTTCGGCCTTTGTTTACGCTGCTGTAATTCCGGTTTGCTCGTGCTCAGCCATTCCAATGATGGGGGCCATGCAAGGTCAATTACGCCTGCGCACCATTATTACTTTTGTGGTGGCCGCCCCTTTGCTTAACCCGTACATTGTTGCCTTGTCGTTTACTGTACTTGGCAACGAATATGCCTTTATGCGGATTATCTCATCATTACTACTGGCTGTTGGTGCAGGATATTTCGCCGAGTTGGTGGCGCCAAAAACTGCCATTGCCGATCCTGAAAAACTCCTGAGCTGCACCAGCAATACAAGTTGTGGCCTACCCGGAAAAAGTATTTATACCGAAAGCTTCCGAATATTCAAAAAGCTAATCCCCTATTTATTAATTGCAGGGGTTATCAGTTTGGCTTTCGAAATATTTCAACCTACCGAAATTCTTGAAAAGCTGCAATTAAAATCGGGCCCGTTAAGCGCTGCTGCTTTTATTTTAATTGGTATGCCCATTTATTTTTGCAACGGAGCCGATATCCTGTTTCTACAACCACTGGTAAACTACGGCGGTCTATCAATGGGTACATCAATTGCCTTTTCATTAACCTCTACGGCCATTTGTGTTTCGTCGTTTATGATGTTATTAAAATACCTGGGGAAAAAACTCACCATCCAGCTCTCGCTGTTTATAATGGCAGCCATTTTTATATTGAGTCAAATAATCGAAATAATAAAATTTTAA
- a CDS encoding 4Fe-4S binding protein, whose amino-acid sequence MQNKNSRRSFIETGIKFVAASSLLCPAICSCSEGFYDTLTIDEAKCIGCGDCDDVCNYSAILMSGVSSYSINITECTLCNWCVDVCDDNAIRMPEKSYLINASACTGCNDCIPSCNYNALKIASNSYAIKSGCVGCGDCVTACNKEGKAISYVVENYSVKSGRCHGCVNRCSGACDYNAISLKNGRAYIDTSKCTKCGDCLSACPHSAIKNAYVEIDQKKCTHCGECYDACSHDEVEKSGDSDIKSSYIEKLSCTNCGDCIDSCPEDAIYMQQAGEYAPEILTENCTACGNCFTACSEQNAISRETASAQINQTTCMKCNKCMDVCNYDAVISG is encoded by the coding sequence ATGCAAAACAAAAACTCACGACGTAGCTTTATTGAAACAGGAATTAAATTTGTTGCCGCCAGCTCATTGCTCTGCCCGGCAATTTGTTCATGTTCTGAAGGTTTTTACGACACACTTACCATTGATGAAGCAAAATGTATAGGTTGTGGCGATTGCGACGATGTTTGTAACTACAGCGCCATTCTGATGAGTGGAGTTTCCAGTTATTCGATAAACATAACAGAGTGCACGCTTTGTAACTGGTGTGTGGATGTGTGCGACGACAATGCCATTCGAATGCCTGAAAAAAGTTACCTGATAAATGCAAGTGCCTGCACCGGTTGTAACGATTGTATTCCGTCGTGCAACTACAATGCACTAAAAATTGCATCAAACAGCTATGCTATTAAATCGGGTTGCGTGGGTTGTGGCGACTGTGTTACAGCCTGCAATAAAGAAGGGAAAGCCATTAGTTATGTCGTTGAGAATTACTCCGTAAAATCGGGGCGTTGCCACGGCTGTGTTAACCGCTGCTCGGGTGCTTGCGATTACAATGCCATTTCTTTAAAAAACGGAAGGGCTTACATTGATACCTCCAAATGCACAAAATGTGGTGATTGTTTAAGCGCCTGTCCGCATTCGGCTATTAAAAACGCTTATGTTGAAATCGACCAGAAGAAATGCACTCACTGCGGCGAATGCTATGATGCCTGTAGTCACGATGAAGTAGAAAAATCAGGAGATTCAGATATTAAGTCATCCTATATTGAAAAACTGTCGTGTACCAACTGTGGCGATTGCATTGATTCGTGCCCCGAAGACGCCATTTATATGCAGCAGGCAGGTGAGTATGCTCCTGAAATATTAACAGAAAACTGTACGGCTTGTGGAAATTGCTTTACCGCTTGTTCGGAGCAGAATGCCATTAGCAGGGAAACTGCCTCAGCCCAAATAAACCAAACTACTTGTATGAAGTGTAACAAGTGTATGGATGTATGTAATTACGATGCCGTAATTAGCGGATAA
- a CDS encoding NADH-dependent [FeFe] hydrogenase, group A6, producing the protein MDTVNLKIDNKPVVVKKGTTILEAASGVGLHIPTLCHMKLDDLNIENKPGGCRICVVEVDGRRNLAPACCTEVHEGMNVNTHSMRVINARRTVMELILSDHPFDCLICAKSGNCDLQDMAHNLGIREIHYKGEQSTYREDTSPAIIREVDKCIMCRRCETMCNEVQTVGVLSAINRGFESVVSPAFEMNLDHSVCTYCGQCVAVCPTGALTEVDETGKVIRALSDPTKTVIVQTAPAVRAALGEEFGMEAGSLVTGKLVAALRRLGFDRVFDTDFAADLTIMEEGTELLNRLGKHLAGDKDVKLPILTSCCPAWVKFFEHQFPEMKDIPSTARSPQQMFGAIAKTYFAGQMNVKREDLVVVSIMPCVAKKYECGRDEFKVNDNPDVDHAITTRELAALIKLSNIDFNALPNEEFDNPMGESTGAAVIFGTTGGVIEAAVRTAYEVHTKKELPRVDFDELRGMEGIRQATIDFDGLPIKIGIAHGLGNARKLLEDIQAGKSEFHAIEIMSCPGGCIGGGGQPYHHGDVNILKKRQKAIYQEDKNKTIRKSHENPYIIELYEKFLGEPMSDKAHHLLHTKYFDRT; encoded by the coding sequence ATGGATACAGTAAATCTAAAAATAGATAATAAACCCGTTGTGGTAAAAAAAGGTACCACAATTCTTGAAGCAGCATCGGGTGTTGGCTTGCATATTCCAACCCTGTGTCATATGAAACTCGACGACCTGAATATTGAAAACAAACCCGGTGGTTGCAGGATTTGTGTGGTTGAGGTTGACGGACGAAGAAACCTGGCACCGGCCTGCTGCACCGAAGTACACGAAGGGATGAATGTAAATACCCACTCAATGCGTGTGATTAACGCTCGCCGAACAGTGATGGAACTAATTCTTTCTGATCATCCGTTTGATTGTTTAATTTGCGCCAAGTCAGGAAATTGCGACCTGCAGGACATGGCCCACAACCTTGGAATTCGCGAAATTCATTACAAAGGCGAACAATCAACCTATCGGGAAGATACTTCACCGGCAATTATCAGGGAAGTAGATAAATGCATCATGTGTCGCCGTTGCGAAACCATGTGTAACGAAGTGCAAACAGTAGGCGTTTTGTCTGCCATAAACCGGGGTTTCGAATCGGTGGTTTCGCCGGCTTTCGAAATGAACCTCGATCACTCGGTTTGTACTTACTGCGGGCAATGTGTAGCGGTTTGCCCAACCGGAGCATTAACCGAAGTTGACGAAACCGGAAAAGTGATACGTGCGCTTTCAGATCCCACAAAAACTGTAATTGTACAAACGGCTCCTGCAGTACGTGCTGCACTGGGCGAAGAGTTTGGAATGGAAGCCGGAAGTCTGGTTACCGGTAAACTGGTGGCAGCTTTGCGCCGTTTGGGTTTCGACCGCGTTTTTGATACCGATTTTGCTGCCGACCTTACCATTATGGAGGAAGGCACCGAGCTGCTCAACCGACTGGGTAAACACCTGGCAGGCGACAAAGATGTAAAACTTCCGATTTTAACTTCATGTTGTCCGGCCTGGGTTAAATTCTTTGAACACCAGTTTCCTGAAATGAAGGATATCCCTTCAACAGCACGCTCGCCACAGCAAATGTTTGGTGCTATTGCCAAAACTTATTTTGCCGGGCAAATGAATGTGAAACGCGAAGACCTGGTAGTGGTTTCCATTATGCCTTGTGTGGCTAAAAAGTACGAGTGTGGCCGCGATGAGTTTAAAGTGAACGACAACCCGGATGTTGACCATGCCATTACCACCCGCGAGCTGGCAGCATTAATTAAGTTATCGAATATTGATTTTAATGCATTGCCAAACGAAGAGTTTGATAATCCGATGGGAGAATCAACCGGTGCGGCAGTAATTTTTGGAACAACCGGGGGAGTTATTGAAGCGGCAGTGCGTACGGCCTACGAGGTGCATACCAAAAAAGAACTGCCACGCGTTGATTTTGATGAGTTGCGCGGAATGGAAGGCATACGGCAGGCAACCATCGATTTTGACGGTTTACCAATAAAAATTGGAATTGCCCACGGTCTTGGAAATGCACGAAAGTTGCTTGAAGACATTCAGGCCGGTAAAAGCGAATTTCATGCCATTGAAATTATGAGTTGCCCCGGCGGTTGTATTGGGGGTGGGGGCCAGCCTTACCATCACGGTGATGTCAATATCCTGAAAAAACGCCAAAAGGCAATTTATCAGGAAGATAAAAATAAAACCATCCGAAAATCGCACGAGAATCCTTACATTATTGAATTGTATGAAAAGTTCCTGGGAGAACCAATGAGCGATAAAGCGCATCATTTGCTACATACCAAATATTTCGATAGAACTTAA
- a CDS encoding 4Fe-4S binding protein, whose product MVVLKKKYLSSILAPFFLFFVVAMAAPALSVANQQNQDVFETFTDEYNPNEPSSKCSGCSDAESCQTGEGTTAPPWLKYSLLALLAVGGAVYVSKKFNWKLAVLLLVLLTLGFIPKRETCSSESCNADNKLIAKAAILPNTQEDEFAPLEQTEKEDEFETFSDNDEFEAFDDTNEFEAFDESTEFEALDDSTVDENETYSIWTDRNFTLSVLVLALTLLAGILVRFKTTRKLKTIMLLSTMIYLGFINGACPCMISSFQNTVMYVMGLEVRPVHMIWFLGLIPLTYFFGKVWCGWVCHLGALQEFIFRPGVLTILQNRKSQNVLRWIRLVVLLILVVQITITKTNIFIHYDPFKVAFNLFSANTLGYVLLVIMLLSSVLIYRPFCRAFCPVGLILGWISYLPGAAKLNKTESCVDCKTCSNACRHNALTYESKKSYLNHEDCILCGDCIDTCRFTSLEIKGIAK is encoded by the coding sequence ATGGTGGTTTTAAAAAAGAAATACCTGAGCAGCATTTTAGCTCCGTTCTTCCTTTTTTTTGTTGTTGCCATGGCAGCTCCGGCACTTAGTGTTGCTAATCAACAAAATCAGGATGTGTTTGAAACCTTTACCGACGAATATAATCCGAACGAGCCAAGTAGTAAATGCTCCGGCTGTTCCGATGCAGAAAGCTGCCAAACTGGCGAAGGAACAACAGCACCTCCTTGGCTAAAATATTCGCTGCTTGCGCTGTTGGCGGTTGGCGGTGCGGTTTATGTTAGTAAAAAATTTAACTGGAAGCTTGCCGTTTTACTGCTGGTTTTGCTTACGCTTGGCTTTATTCCAAAACGCGAAACCTGTTCCTCTGAAAGTTGCAACGCCGATAATAAGCTTATTGCCAAAGCCGCAATTCTACCGAACACTCAAGAGGATGAATTTGCACCATTGGAACAAACGGAGAAAGAAGATGAATTTGAAACATTTTCGGATAATGATGAGTTTGAGGCATTTGATGACACCAACGAGTTTGAGGCATTTGATGAATCAACCGAATTTGAAGCATTAGACGATAGTACTGTTGATGAAAACGAAACTTATTCCATTTGGACCGACCGAAACTTTACCTTATCAGTTCTGGTGTTGGCATTAACCCTGTTGGCTGGAATTTTGGTGCGTTTTAAAACCACCCGGAAGCTAAAAACCATCATGCTGCTAAGCACCATGATTTACCTTGGATTTATTAATGGTGCCTGCCCCTGTATGATTTCAAGTTTCCAAAACACGGTAATGTATGTGATGGGACTCGAAGTACGCCCTGTTCATATGATTTGGTTTTTAGGACTAATACCGCTCACCTACTTTTTTGGGAAAGTGTGGTGCGGATGGGTATGCCACCTGGGAGCTTTGCAGGAATTTATTTTCCGCCCCGGTGTTTTAACTATTCTTCAAAACAGAAAATCGCAAAATGTACTACGCTGGATCCGGCTTGTGGTTTTACTTATTCTTGTGGTACAGATTACCATCACTAAAACAAATATTTTTATCCACTACGACCCATTTAAAGTTGCATTTAACCTCTTCTCGGCAAACACCTTAGGTTATGTACTTTTAGTTATTATGCTGTTGTCGTCGGTTTTAATTTACCGACCATTTTGCCGCGCTTTTTGTCCGGTTGGTCTTATTTTGGGATGGATTAGCTACCTGCCCGGAGCCGCAAAATTAAACAAAACCGAATCGTGCGTTGATTGTAAAACCTGCAGCAATGCCTGCCGCCACAATGCACTAACCTACGAAAGCAAAAAAAGTTATCTCAACCACGAAGACTGTATCCTGTGCGGCGACTGTATTGATACCTGCAGGTTCACTTCGCTCGAAATTAAAGGGATTGCCAAATGA